From the genome of Paraburkholderia sp. ZP32-5:
TGGCGCGCCGGTATGTTGGAAACGATGCACTGAGATGCCAAGGGAACGCATCGCCCGATCCTCGGAGAAATCGACCATGTCCGATACCCAACTGCTGACCTATGAACCCGCGCCCGATCGCGCGCCGTCCCGTGCGCGCGGGGAGAGTCCGCCTTTCATCGAATTGCCGATGCCCGACATGTCGTCGGGCGCGCCGCTGATGAAAGCGCTCGCGCTGCGCGCCAGCACACGGGAGTTTTCCGATGCGCCGCTTGCGCTCGCCACGCTCGGCGCGCTGCTATGGGCCGCCGACGGCGTCAACCGTCCCGCTAGCGGCGGCCGCACGGCGCCGTCGGCGCGTGCCGTCAACGAGATCGACCTCTACGCGGTGCTGCCGAACGGGGTCTATCGCTACGATTCCCCATCGCACCGGCTCGTGCTCAAGCAGGCGAGCGATGCGCGCAATCTGACCGGTTACCAGGATTTCGTCGGCGAAGCGCCGCTCGACCTCGTGTATGTCGTCAACATGTCGCGTCTGCTCGATATGCCGGTACAGCAGCGCAATATCTTTTCCGCCGTCGCGGTGGGCGCGATGGCGCAAAACGTCGCGCTGTATTGCGCGTCGCAGGGCTTGGGCAATGTCGTGCGCGGCTGGATCAATCACCGCCTGCTGAGCGAGGCGTTGAGGCTCAACGAAGACGAACTGCCGATTCTCGCGCAAACCGTCGGTGCGCTCGGCACGACGCTCACGTCTCTCGCGGACTGAGGAAACAACACATTGCGTGCGGCGGGCGTTCGCTCGATATGCGAAGCGCCCGCCGCGCGACGGCCGCGTATGAAAGCGCATATAAAAAAAGGCGCGCCGCGCACGGCGCGCCATACCCGCTAACTCAGTTGACAGTCAGACGCTTGCTGTCGCTCGACGCCTTTTTCGGCAAGGTCAACGACAACACGCCGTCCTTGTATTCGGCCTTGGCGTTGGCTTCGTCGACCTCGCCGCCGAGCGCGAACGAGCGGCTGAAGGTTCCGGAGTAGCGCTCGCGGCGAATCACGCGATCGCCCTCCTTTTCCTCCTTGTTGCGCTCGACCTTCGCGTTGATCGACACGACGCGTCCGTCGATCTGAATATCGATGTCCTTTTTATCCACGCCCGGCAGTTCGGCTTTTACCGAATACGTGCCGTCGTTTTCCGTCACGTCGATCTTCATCGACGCGAGTTCGGTGTCCTGCGTCGTCAGCATCGACCGCATCGGCCGGAAAAATCCCTGAAACAGTTCCGAGACAGGATCCAGCGAAAGCGGATCAAAACGCGTCAGATTGCTCATTGCATCTCTCCTTCAAACAGATCGGCGGCCAGAAGCTGGCCCAGTTGAACAGCCCGCGGCTGGCTCGCGGCATCGCCGCGGCGCCATAGGGCCGCTGTCGTGACAATTTCGCTATCGCGGGCAACCGCGAGTTGCCGGAGAACCGGACATGGCGGTGCTCTCGCACTTCGTGACTGCCCGCGCCGTGAAACCGCACCTCCAGCGTAATCGCGCGTCATGCTGCGTCGTTGATCCACGTCAAGCGTGGCTGGACGCCCCGCCAAGCACCCCATCGCCTTTCGCGCGAGCCTGCCGGCCACGCGTGGAATTAGCCGCCGTTGCGAACGGCGAGGGCAGTGACAGTGGCGAGACCCACGCACGCTTGACTTCGGTCAAACGGCGACGCGCGGGAGTCCGGACAATTTCTCCACGACAGCGCGTGTCGCGCACAAGGAGCCCATCATGAATTCGCCGGTTTCAGCACGCTTCGCGTCGGCACTGCCGGGCAAAATACTGCTCGCCGTCGATCAATCCGTCGCGTCGCAACATGCCGTCGCCTACGCGAGCCATATCGTGGCGGCGGGCGGCATCATCCGGCTCGTCAGCATCGTCGAGAACCCGCGCACGCTCGTTCCGGCGGGCTCGCTCGTCAGAAGCGCGCTGCAGGCCGCGCGTGACGAACTGCTGCGCGATGCGCACGAAGCGTTGGCGCGGGCCGCCGACGTTCTCGCCGGGCACGGCATACAGGTCGAAAAGGAAGCGATCGATCTGGCGGCGCGCGGCGGCGATGTCGTGCACGCGCTGATCGATGCCGCTGACGCCTGGCAGCCAGATCTGATCGTCACCGGCGCTCATCAGCATCACGGCTTGCTGCGATGGGTCGAAGGCGCGGTATCCGCCCCGCTGGCGAGACTCTCGCCCTGCCCGATCCTGATCGTTCCCGCCACCGGCAATGCCGACGCATACGCATTGCCTCGACACATTCTGTTCGCCGTCGACGGCAGCGATCAGGCAACGCAGGCGCTTCGCTACGGTGTGCGATTCAGTACGCCGGACACGTCTCTGCGGGCCATCTACGTGGTCGACCGCGCAGTGCGCCTGAGCGACCTCGTGCCGATCGACGTCCTCGAGGATGCGTTCGTCGACGAGGGCACGCGCGCGCTCGCCGCGGCCGGCCCTCTTCTGCGGGTTGCGTCCGGGCGATCGAACGTCGAACTCGTCCGCACGGAGCGCACCGGCGACGACGTTGCCCATGCAATCGTGCGCGAGGCCGCCAGCTGGCAGGCGAACATGATCGTGATGGGCACGCATGGGCGGCGCGGCATGGTTCGCTGGATGCTGGGCAGCGTCGCCGAGCGTGTCGCCCATATCACTCCCGTGCCGCTGCTGCTCGTCCATGGACGCCACACATGATGAGGCGAGCTTACGCATCCTCCCGAAGCGCGTGATACAGCTCTTCCTCCTGCGCGCAGTGCAGGCGCACGATGGCGTCGAGCCCGTAAAGCAGACGCTGGAACTCGCGCAAGCTGTCCGGGTCGGGCCCTTCGGGCGGCACGCTCGCCGTCATCTGTCCCAGCAGCCGCACCATGCGGAATATCTCCCGATGTGTGCCGCTCAGTGCGCCCATCGGATCCTCTCCCCCCACGAGCCTCGCGAGACCCGGATAGACGTCCATGTCATCGTGCTGTTCATGCGGCACGAGCTGTTTTGCAAGCGATGCGTTCACGCTCGCGAGCGCGTTGGCCACCGAGGCTCCGGGCATGCGCGGCAGCTCGTCCGCGAGTCGTCTGATCCGCTCCATCAATGGACCGAGTTCGGTGTGACCGGCCTTCAGCGTGTCCGCGTCACCGCGTGCAAGGCCGCCGCCGTGCGCCCGCGAACGTATCCGTAGCGCGCGCAATGCGTTCGCGATCACCGCGACGTCGATCAGCTCCTGCAACAGCGCGCCCGGTAACGGCGGCAAGTAGCCGGCGGCGGCCACGGCCATCGCGGCGAACGACATCGCCATGCCCGCGATCACGCTTTGAAGCGCGATCCGCCGCGTCTGGCGAGCGACCCGCAACGCTTCCACGAGGCGGTCCAGACGGTCGACCAGCAGCACCACGTCGGCCGCTTCGGACGACGCGGCCGCGCCGCGCGCGCCCATCGCCACGCCGACATCGGCGGCGGCGAGCGCCGGAGCGTCGTTGACGCCATCGCCGACCATGATGACCGTGCCGCCTTCGCCGCGTGCGGCCTGAATGGCCGCGAGCTTGTCCGACGGCGTTTGCTCGGCTCGCACCTCGGTCACGCCAAGCATCGAGCCCACGGTTTGCGCCACGTCGCGCCGGTCGCCGGTGAGCATGACGAGCCGTCTGATGCCTTCGTGGCGCAGCAGGCGCAGCGCGCGCGGCGTTTCGAGGCGGATCTGGTCCGCCATCAGCAGCGCGCCCGCCATCGAGCCGTCGATAGCAACGAAGACGGCCGACGCGCCCTCGTAGGCGACGCGCTGAAGAAACGCCGTGCTCCACGGCGCCGGCGTCGCCACGGACGATACATAGGCAAACGAGCCGATCGCGACGTCCCGCCCGTCCACCTTGCCGCTCACGCCCGCGCCGGGCTGCTCGGCGACCTGCGCCGGCATCGAAAGCGTCACCCCGCGTTCGCGCGCGGCGGCAATCACGGCTTCGGAAATGACGTGCGCCGAAGCCTGAGCGATCGATGCGGCGAACCGCAGCACCGTGTCCGGTTCGATACCCGGCCCGCTTTCCACGCTCACGAGCCGCGCATTGCCGCCGGTCAGCGTTCCGGTCTTGTCGAAGAAGAGCACGGTGGCCTGCGCGAGCCGTTCCAGCGCGCCGCCGCCCTTGATCAGCACACCGCGCTTCGCGCAGCGCGACATGCCGGCGGCGATGGCCACCGGCACCGCAAGGATGAGCGGGC
Proteins encoded in this window:
- a CDS encoding SagB/ThcOx family dehydrogenase; this translates as MSDTQLLTYEPAPDRAPSRARGESPPFIELPMPDMSSGAPLMKALALRASTREFSDAPLALATLGALLWAADGVNRPASGGRTAPSARAVNEIDLYAVLPNGVYRYDSPSHRLVLKQASDARNLTGYQDFVGEAPLDLVYVVNMSRLLDMPVQQRNIFSAVAVGAMAQNVALYCASQGLGNVVRGWINHRLLSEALRLNEDELPILAQTVGALGTTLTSLAD
- a CDS encoding Hsp20/alpha crystallin family protein, translated to MSNLTRFDPLSLDPVSELFQGFFRPMRSMLTTQDTELASMKIDVTENDGTYSVKAELPGVDKKDIDIQIDGRVVSINAKVERNKEEKEGDRVIRRERYSGTFSRSFALGGEVDEANAKAEYKDGVLSLTLPKKASSDSKRLTVN
- a CDS encoding universal stress protein encodes the protein MNSPVSARFASALPGKILLAVDQSVASQHAVAYASHIVAAGGIIRLVSIVENPRTLVPAGSLVRSALQAARDELLRDAHEALARAADVLAGHGIQVEKEAIDLAARGGDVVHALIDAADAWQPDLIVTGAHQHHGLLRWVEGAVSAPLARLSPCPILIVPATGNADAYALPRHILFAVDGSDQATQALRYGVRFSTPDTSLRAIYVVDRAVRLSDLVPIDVLEDAFVDEGTRALAAAGPLLRVASGRSNVELVRTERTGDDVAHAIVREAASWQANMIVMGTHGRRGMVRWMLGSVAERVAHITPVPLLLVHGRHT
- a CDS encoding heavy metal translocating P-type ATPase; protein product: MSRALRSADFALLLVSASCLVIALSFAALGRSAVANAIWVAGTLPVLGMLAISVIDALRRHQAGVDVLALVASGCALALGEYLTAAVIALMLASGRALENYAQQRARRELTALLKHAPRYANRFEANEWRRVALDAVAAGDRLLVRGGEFVPVDGTLAGYAQLDESSLTGEAAAQLRSPGEAVRSGAVSLGAAFEMVAAASAGDSTFAGIVRMVRTAQQERSPAARLADRYALLFVPAALLLAGASWLIAGDVTRALAVLVVATPCPLILAVPVAIAAGMSRCAKRGVLIKGGGALERLAQATVLFFDKTGTLTGGNARLVSVESGPGIEPDTVLRFAASIAQASAHVISEAVIAAARERGVTLSMPAQVAEQPGAGVSGKVDGRDVAIGSFAYVSSVATPAPWSTAFLQRVAYEGASAVFVAIDGSMAGALLMADQIRLETPRALRLLRHEGIRRLVMLTGDRRDVAQTVGSMLGVTEVRAEQTPSDKLAAIQAARGEGGTVIMVGDGVNDAPALAAADVGVAMGARGAAASSEAADVVLLVDRLDRLVEALRVARQTRRIALQSVIAGMAMSFAAMAVAAAGYLPPLPGALLQELIDVAVIANALRALRIRSRAHGGGLARGDADTLKAGHTELGPLMERIRRLADELPRMPGASVANALASVNASLAKQLVPHEQHDDMDVYPGLARLVGGEDPMGALSGTHREIFRMVRLLGQMTASVPPEGPDPDSLREFQRLLYGLDAIVRLHCAQEEELYHALREDA